The sequence CGGCGGTCGGGCACGATGCGGTAGTTGCGGTTGGTGCTCGCCTTGAGACCCTGCTCGACCGCGGCGAGAATCGCCAGCGGATCCTCGCTGCGCGGATTGTCGGAGGTCGCGATCGGAAGGTCTGCGAGGTCGCCCGCGATCTTGCCCATCAATGGGCGCTTGCCCGTGTCGCGGTCGCCACCGCAGCCGAAGACCACGGCGACCTTCGTTCCGGTGAGCTCGCGCAGCGAGCGGATGGCCGCCTCGAGCGCGGCGTCGGTATGGGCGTAGTCGACCACGGCCAGGAACGGCTGACCGGCTCGCACCGCCTCCATGCGTCCGGCGAGCGGCCGTGTCGCTTCGATGCCGCGCGACATCGCTTCGAACGGCAGCCCCAGCGCCTCCGCTCCGGCCACCGCCGCCAGCAGGTTCGAGAGGTTGTAGCGGCCGAGGAGCGGCGAGCGCAGGCGCATCTGGCCGCGCGGCGTGGCGAGCGCGCCGCGGAGTCCTTCGCCGTCGAGGTCGACGCCGGCGGGGCGCACCGCGGCGCCCGAGCCCGTGGAGCCGAAGGTATGCACGAGGCCGAGCTCGCCGGCGAGCCGCCGGCCGTAGGCGTCGTCGAGATTCGCCACGCCCTGCCCCTCGGGCTTCAGAGCCGTGAAGAGACTGCGCTTGGCCGAGAAGTAGCTCGCCAGGTCGCCGTGAAAATCGAGGTGATCGCGGGTCAGGTTGGTGAACAGCGCGACGTCGAAGCGCGCCCCCTTGACGCGACCCTGGACCAGGGCATGGGACGAGACCTCCATCGCCACCGCGCGCGCGCCACGGGCGCGCATCGCGGCGAGCAGGCGGAAGAGATCGGAGGCTTCGGGGCTCGTGCGCACGCTCGCCCCGGCGCCCGCGCCCGCAGCCCCCCCGCCGAGGTCGTCGCCCGCGAAGTGGTACCCCAGGGTGCCGATCCGCCCGCAGGGCCGGCCCGCCGCCTCGAGAATCGCCGCGCAGAGCTCGACGACCGTCGACTTGCCGTTCGTGCCGGTGACGCCGATGAGCGTCAGGTCGCGATCGGGGTGGCCGTAGAGCGGCGCGGCGAGGTCGCCGAGCAGGGCGCGAGGTTCGGCAACGGTGAGCCAGGGGATCCCCGCCGGCGTCTCGGCCGGGCGCGGGCGGTCGGCGAGCACCGCCACCGCGCCGCGCTCGAGTGCCTGGCCGGCGAACAGCCGGCCGTCGAACTTCGCCCCGCTCCAGGTGACGAAGAGCTCTCCCGGCTCGACCGTGCGCGAGTCGTGACGAACGCCGAAGACCTCGGGGTCGGACCCGAGGTCTCCGGTGACGCCGAGATCCTGGAGGAGGGCGGACAGCCTCATCCGCCCGCTCCGCTTGCCAGATAGAGCTCCACCCGGGTGCCGGGCGGCGGCATCGGCGAGCCCGGCGGCGGCTCCTGCCGCTGGACCACACCGGCGCCGCGCAGGATCGGATAGAGGCGGAGGTCGGCGGTGGCCGCGAGCGCCTGGCGCGCAGTCATGCCGGCGAGGTCCGGGAGCGATCCTTCGGGCAGGCTCGCCGGAACCGGCTCCCCAACCTCGAGCGCGGCGGTCACGATGCCCTCCTCCGGGCTGGGCTGGGCGAGTGGATTCTCCGGAGTGTCCGGAGGGGTCGGAGAATCCGGAGAGGTTGACTCCTCTTCCGAGGGCGGCGGGGGCTCGCCCGGCCAGCGCTCGGGCCGCTCGCGCTGCGGCGGAACGTTCAAGTAGAGCAGCGCCTCCTGCGCGATCGCCGCGAAGACCGGCGCCGCCACTTCGCCGCCGTGATAGACCGGACGCGGATCGTCGATGACAACGACCGCGACGATCGCCGGATGCTGCGTCGGTGCGTAGCCGGCGAAACTGGCGACGAACTCGTTCGCGAGGTAGCCCTTGCCGGGCTCTGCCTTCTGGGCCGTACCGGTCTTTCCGGCCACCGGATAGCCGGGCACGACGGCGGCCTTGCCGGTGCCGCCCTCGAGCGTTACCCCGGCGAGGAGATCGGCCACCACGGCGAGCGTGCGCGGCGATACCGGACGACCCCGCTCCACCGGCTGCGGGTGGTGGAGCCGGGCGAGAGGGCCGCTCCCCGACTGCCGCACCAGGTAGGGCTCGAGCAGGCGTCCCCCGTTGGCGACCGCGCCGAAGGCGAGCGCGAGCTGGAGCGGAGTGATCGAGATACCCTGCCCGAAGGAGATGTAGGCCTTGGCGAGCGCCGGCCAGCGCGCGACCGGCATCAGAAGGCCCGGGCTCTCGCCCGGAAGATCCAGGCCCGAGGTGCGTCCGAAGCCGAAGGCGCGGATGGCGTCGTAGAAGGTCGCGTTCGAGAGCCGGAGCGAGGTCTTGATCGTGCCGACGTTCGAAGACTTGGCGATGACGTCGCGGAAGGTGAGTGTGCCGAACGCCTTGTGGTCGGAGATGCGGACGCCCGCCAGGGTGATGCCGCCCATCTCGCAGTCGAGCGTCTCCTCGGGGTCGATCAGCCCCTCTTCGAGGGCCGCCGCCGCCGTCACCATCTTGAAGGTCGAGCCGGGCTCGTAGGCGTCGCTCACCGGGCGGTTGCGTCGCTGCTCGTCGGTGGCGGTCGCGAAGCGGTTGGGATCGAAGGTCGGCCAGGAGGCGAGCGCCAGCACCGCGCCCGTCGCTGGCTCGAGCAGCACCACGCTGCCGCTCTGGGCGCGATAGCGCGCCGTCGCCTTCGCCAGCTCGCGCTCCGCGATCTGCTGCAGGGCGGCGTCGATCGTGAGGTGCAGGTCGTTGCCCGGCACCGGCGCCGCCGACGGCAGATTCGCCGGCACGGCCATGCCCTGCCGGGCGTCGCGCAGCACCGTGCGCCGGCCCGGCTTGCCCGCCACCACCTTGTCGTACATCGCCTCGAGCCCTGCCAGGCCATGATTGTCGGTGCCGACGTAGCCCAGCGTCTGCGCCCCGACTTCGCGCAGCGGGTAGTAGCGCTTGGACTCCTCGAGGAAGTAGATCCCGGGCAGGCCGAGCTCCTTCACGCGCCGCGCCTGTGGCGGGTCGAGCTTGCGAGCCACCCAGACGAACTCGCGATCGGCGCCGAGCAACCGCTCGAGCTTCGCGCCGTCGACCTCGAGCGCCCGCGCCAGCTTCACCGCCGCTCCGCGCGGGTCGCGCACCTCGCGCGGCACCGCGAACGCCGATTCGACCTCGACCGAGACCGCGAGCTCACGGCCGCGCGCGTCGTAGATCGTGCCGCGCGGCGGATCGAGCTCGATGACACGCTGCTGCTGGCGCTCGGCACGACGGGCGAACTCGTCGTGACGGTTCACCTGAAGGTGATAGAGCCGAGCGGCGATCGCTCCGATCCACAGCGTGAGCAGGGCGAGCACACAGAAGAGACGGCTCTTCACTCCATCTCCTCGCGGAAGATCACCTGC is a genomic window of Thermoanaerobaculia bacterium containing:
- a CDS encoding penicillin-binding protein 2, with product MKSRLFCVLALLTLWIGAIAARLYHLQVNRHDEFARRAERQQQRVIELDPPRGTIYDARGRELAVSVEVESAFAVPREVRDPRGAAVKLARALEVDGAKLERLLGADREFVWVARKLDPPQARRVKELGLPGIYFLEESKRYYPLREVGAQTLGYVGTDNHGLAGLEAMYDKVVAGKPGRRTVLRDARQGMAVPANLPSAAPVPGNDLHLTIDAALQQIAERELAKATARYRAQSGSVVLLEPATGAVLALASWPTFDPNRFATATDEQRRNRPVSDAYEPGSTFKMVTAAAALEEGLIDPEETLDCEMGGITLAGVRISDHKAFGTLTFRDVIAKSSNVGTIKTSLRLSNATFYDAIRAFGFGRTSGLDLPGESPGLLMPVARWPALAKAYISFGQGISITPLQLALAFGAVANGGRLLEPYLVRQSGSGPLARLHHPQPVERGRPVSPRTLAVVADLLAGVTLEGGTGKAAVVPGYPVAGKTGTAQKAEPGKGYLANEFVASFAGYAPTQHPAIVAVVVIDDPRPVYHGGEVAAPVFAAIAQEALLYLNVPPQRERPERWPGEPPPPSEEESTSPDSPTPPDTPENPLAQPSPEEGIVTAALEVGEPVPASLPEGSLPDLAGMTARQALAATADLRLYPILRGAGVVQRQEPPPGSPMPPPGTRVELYLASGAGG
- a CDS encoding UDP-N-acetylmuramoyl-L-alanyl-D-glutamate--2,6-diaminopimelate ligase, coding for MRLSALLQDLGVTGDLGSDPEVFGVRHDSRTVEPGELFVTWSGAKFDGRLFAGQALERGAVAVLADRPRPAETPAGIPWLTVAEPRALLGDLAAPLYGHPDRDLTLIGVTGTNGKSTVVELCAAILEAAGRPCGRIGTLGYHFAGDDLGGGAAGAGAGASVRTSPEASDLFRLLAAMRARGARAVAMEVSSHALVQGRVKGARFDVALFTNLTRDHLDFHGDLASYFSAKRSLFTALKPEGQGVANLDDAYGRRLAGELGLVHTFGSTGSGAAVRPAGVDLDGEGLRGALATPRGQMRLRSPLLGRYNLSNLLAAVAGAEALGLPFEAMSRGIEATRPLAGRMEAVRAGQPFLAVVDYAHTDAALEAAIRSLRELTGTKVAVVFGCGGDRDTGKRPLMGKIAGDLADLPIATSDNPRSEDPLAILAAVEQGLKASTNRNYRIVPDRR